A single genomic interval of Spirosoma taeanense harbors:
- a CDS encoding HlyD family secretion protein codes for MPPPVLPAPPVDEADELMAQMPSWPLRWGISLMFGVVLLILGLAWFVKYPDVIKGKITITTNNPPATVVARSSGPIHLLTTDKTMLKANQPFATIGGVVRYEDVLALRKTLTLFRAVLDNDRARAVSRSPAGWLPEGLELGELQVPYNALLLRWKEWQALAVRGSSNWQRKGIVNEQIAGFEQISARLGRQLELLEQEYALLRRSYETRYKPLQQSGSISIEQLEAKRDELMAKTKAIEIARASIAENENRIIALRSQKAEYDFDQTDRQLAASNELRDAYTGMLNAITTWETAYVLKTPIAGRLNYLNFLHENSVLVAGQEVAGIVPAPGKDGKGESGLAVPGLAGAYVGELFIDPFGSGKVAVGQVVNIALLSFGKKEFGMLRGRVATVADISTTLSAGGQPQTVYKLYVSLPNGLTTTVNKKLPFRYGMEGTAEIITKDIRVLERIFDSVRAALNQ; via the coding sequence ATGCCGCCACCTGTCCTGCCTGCCCCCCCGGTTGATGAAGCCGACGAATTAATGGCACAAATGCCTAGCTGGCCGTTGCGTTGGGGCATTAGTCTAATGTTCGGTGTGGTACTGCTCATCCTTGGCCTGGCCTGGTTTGTGAAATACCCTGACGTGATAAAAGGAAAAATTACGATCACGACCAATAATCCGCCAGCTACGGTAGTTGCCCGGAGTAGCGGTCCCATTCATCTGCTAACCACCGACAAAACGATGTTGAAAGCGAATCAGCCATTTGCTACCATTGGTGGGGTAGTTCGCTATGAAGATGTGCTGGCGCTACGGAAAACCCTAACCTTGTTCAGAGCGGTACTCGACAACGATAGAGCGCGGGCCGTTTCCCGGTCACCAGCCGGATGGCTTCCGGAAGGACTTGAACTGGGCGAGTTGCAGGTGCCCTATAACGCCTTGTTGCTCCGTTGGAAAGAATGGCAGGCCCTGGCAGTACGGGGGAGCAGTAACTGGCAACGGAAAGGAATCGTCAATGAACAGATAGCCGGTTTTGAGCAAATCAGTGCCCGGCTTGGGCGACAGCTGGAGTTGCTTGAACAGGAGTATGCCCTATTGCGCCGATCCTACGAAACCCGCTATAAACCGCTTCAGCAGTCAGGGAGTATTTCAATTGAACAACTCGAGGCCAAACGTGATGAACTGATGGCGAAAACAAAAGCAATTGAGATTGCCCGTGCCAGCATTGCCGAAAACGAGAACCGGATCATTGCTCTCAGAAGCCAGAAGGCTGAATATGATTTTGACCAGACCGATCGACAGCTTGCCGCCAGTAATGAGCTACGGGATGCTTACACCGGTATGCTCAACGCCATCACAACTTGGGAAACCGCCTATGTGCTGAAAACGCCTATTGCCGGTCGGCTGAACTACCTCAACTTTTTGCACGAAAATTCGGTGCTGGTTGCTGGCCAGGAGGTAGCCGGGATTGTTCCAGCCCCCGGCAAAGATGGCAAGGGTGAGTCTGGACTGGCGGTACCGGGATTGGCGGGAGCGTATGTTGGGGAGCTATTCATTGATCCTTTCGGATCGGGTAAAGTGGCGGTGGGGCAGGTTGTCAACATCGCGCTGCTAAGTTTTGGTAAAAAAGAATTTGGAATGCTGCGGGGGAGGGTAGCGACCGTAGCAGATATCAGCACGACCCTGAGTGCAGGAGGGCAGCCTCAGACGGTTTATAAGCTGTATGTGTCACTCCCCAATGGGCTGACGACAACAGTGAATAAAAAATTGCCATTTCGCTATGGAATGGAAGGAACGGCCGAGATAATTACGAAGGATATCCGCGTACTGGAGCGAATATTTGATAGCGTTCGGGCTGCGCTGAATCAATAG
- a CDS encoding sulfite exporter TauE/SafE family protein gives MDYSTIITLCGFSFLAGFIDAIIGGGGLIQTPAILFTLPQYPVPTLIGTTKLPSLAGSLMGAFQYTRRVAVAARFIGPTMGIAFIASWLGSWTLTRVPNSFMKPLALVILSGVFMYTLLKKDFGQMPHRTVSPEQRRIRMWIMGALIGFYDGFFGPGTGSFLVLGFIALIGFDFLQASAHAKLVNAATNLASALFFVNKGGLLYVVALPMAVANLSGAFLGARLAILKGNRFIRMFFLLVIAATILRFGWDIYGAS, from the coding sequence ATGGATTACTCAACTATTATTACCCTTTGCGGTTTCTCGTTTCTGGCCGGTTTTATCGACGCCATCATTGGCGGGGGTGGCCTGATTCAAACGCCCGCCATTCTCTTTACGCTGCCTCAGTATCCCGTCCCGACGCTTATTGGTACGACCAAACTGCCTTCGCTGGCGGGGAGCCTCATGGGCGCTTTCCAGTACACCCGGCGCGTAGCCGTTGCCGCGCGGTTCATTGGTCCTACCATGGGCATTGCCTTTATTGCATCGTGGCTGGGGTCGTGGACGCTCACGCGGGTGCCTAACTCGTTCATGAAGCCGCTCGCGCTCGTCATCTTGAGTGGGGTGTTTATGTATACGCTTCTGAAAAAAGACTTTGGCCAGATGCCCCACCGGACAGTATCGCCAGAGCAGCGTCGGATACGTATGTGGATCATGGGCGCTCTGATCGGCTTCTACGACGGCTTCTTCGGCCCGGGTACGGGTAGTTTTCTCGTGCTGGGCTTTATTGCCCTGATTGGCTTTGATTTCTTACAGGCCAGCGCGCACGCCAAGCTGGTTAATGCGGCTACCAACCTCGCCAGTGCCCTGTTTTTCGTCAACAAAGGCGGGCTGCTGTACGTAGTGGCCCTACCTATGGCTGTAGCGAATCTTTCGGGAGCTTTTCTGGGGGCCCGGCTCGCCATTCTGAAAGGAAATCGCTTTATCCGGATGTTTTTCCTGCTGGTTATTGCTGCCACCATTCTGCGGTTCGGCTGGGACATTTACGGGGCCTCCTGA
- a CDS encoding FeoA family protein — MSKRSVADLKIGERATIQSFNDQLMSLKLLEMGCLPGAEICLHCKAPLGDPICLNVSGYCLSMRRSEAATILIDN, encoded by the coding sequence ATGAGTAAGCGCAGCGTAGCAGACTTGAAAATTGGAGAACGGGCCACGATCCAGTCGTTCAACGATCAATTGATGTCGCTCAAACTGCTCGAAATGGGGTGTTTGCCGGGCGCCGAGATATGCCTGCATTGCAAGGCTCCGCTGGGTGATCCAATCTGTCTGAACGTCTCGGGCTATTGCCTGTCGATGCGCCGGTCAGAAGCTGCTACGATTCTGATTGATAATTAA
- the feoB gene encoding ferrous iron transport protein B, whose amino-acid sequence MKSSPVLALVGNPNAGKSSLFNQLTGLRQKTGNFPGVTVDKKSGTWPMDAHTSATVVDLPGVYSIYPKSLDEQLVTDILANPAHPDYPDVAVVVVDASNLHRNLLLFTQVADLGVPTVLALNMLDVARQEGKEVNSVRLAMRLGVPVVRINARTGEGIDQIKKAVLGQIEEPTLPGKLFFDPADEVEGLIVDTKAQYQLDNNYLALQYLIQHDGFSFLNQQQRVGLDALIEKHQFSEPTFQANETITRYKRIAVVVAEAVTNQRPANQPTWSQKLDRVLLHPIWGYAIFAFILLLIFQAIFAWAQPFMDAIDTGVAWLNGQLKDNLPPGPLTDLLTDGILAGIGGILVFIPQIAFLFFLIALLEESGYMSRVMVIMDRIMRKFGLNGRSVVPLISGVACAVPAIMATRSIGTRRDRLITILVTPLMSCSARLPIYTILIALVVPSRRVLGLFNLQGLALMGLYLLGLVSALLAAYVLKLVLRTKERGFFIMELPTFKLPRWNHVGLTVWESVRAFVWEAGRVILAISIILWVLASYGPGDALERVETQVRQQNPALADDELQNRIASERLEASYAGHFGHFIEPVIRPLGYDWKIGIALLSSFAAREVFVGTMATIYSIGDGGDDADTTVRERLRQERNPATGGPMYTPALAWSLLVFYVFAMMCMSTLAATRRETKSWVWPMVQLAYMMVLAYVSAFATYQLLT is encoded by the coding sequence TTGAAATCGTCTCCTGTACTTGCCCTTGTTGGCAATCCGAATGCTGGTAAGTCGTCACTGTTCAATCAACTGACTGGGCTTCGTCAGAAAACGGGGAATTTCCCCGGCGTCACGGTTGATAAAAAATCCGGGACGTGGCCCATGGACGCTCACACGTCGGCAACCGTCGTTGATCTCCCCGGCGTTTATTCCATCTATCCCAAATCCTTAGACGAGCAGCTCGTAACCGACATTCTGGCTAATCCGGCTCACCCCGATTACCCCGATGTAGCGGTGGTTGTCGTCGATGCCTCCAATCTGCACCGGAATCTGCTGCTGTTTACGCAGGTCGCCGATCTGGGCGTGCCGACGGTGTTGGCGCTGAACATGCTCGACGTAGCCCGGCAGGAGGGAAAAGAAGTCAATAGTGTGCGGCTGGCCATGCGGCTGGGCGTACCAGTTGTACGGATTAACGCCCGCACCGGTGAAGGAATCGACCAGATTAAAAAAGCGGTGCTGGGCCAGATAGAGGAGCCGACACTGCCCGGCAAGTTGTTTTTTGATCCCGCCGATGAGGTAGAGGGCCTGATTGTAGACACTAAAGCCCAGTACCAACTCGATAACAATTACCTGGCGCTGCAATACCTTATCCAGCACGACGGATTCTCGTTTCTGAATCAGCAGCAGCGGGTCGGTCTGGATGCCCTGATTGAGAAGCATCAATTCAGCGAACCGACATTTCAGGCTAACGAAACCATTACGCGTTATAAACGCATTGCGGTCGTGGTGGCCGAAGCCGTCACCAACCAGCGGCCGGCCAACCAGCCGACCTGGAGCCAGAAGCTCGACCGCGTGCTGCTGCACCCCATTTGGGGGTATGCCATTTTCGCCTTTATCCTGCTGCTGATCTTCCAGGCTATTTTCGCCTGGGCGCAGCCCTTTATGGATGCCATCGACACGGGGGTCGCCTGGCTGAATGGTCAGTTAAAAGATAACTTGCCACCGGGGCCGCTGACGGATCTGCTGACGGACGGGATTCTGGCCGGGATAGGGGGGATTCTGGTGTTTATTCCGCAGATTGCCTTCCTCTTTTTTCTCATCGCGCTGCTCGAAGAATCGGGCTATATGTCGCGGGTGATGGTCATCATGGACCGGATCATGCGCAAATTTGGCCTGAATGGCCGGAGCGTAGTTCCGCTGATTTCGGGTGTGGCCTGCGCCGTACCGGCCATCATGGCGACGCGCAGCATCGGAACCCGGCGCGACCGGCTGATCACGATTCTGGTAACGCCCCTGATGAGCTGTTCGGCGCGATTACCCATCTACACCATCCTGATTGCGCTGGTGGTGCCCAGTCGGCGCGTGCTGGGCCTGTTTAACCTGCAGGGATTAGCCCTGATGGGACTTTATCTGCTCGGTCTGGTGAGTGCGCTGCTGGCGGCCTATGTCCTGAAGCTCGTTCTGCGAACCAAAGAGCGCGGGTTTTTCATCATGGAGTTGCCTACCTTTAAACTGCCGCGCTGGAACCACGTGGGGCTGACGGTCTGGGAGAGTGTGCGGGCGTTCGTCTGGGAAGCCGGACGGGTTATCCTGGCCATTTCTATTATCCTGTGGGTGTTGGCCAGCTACGGACCCGGCGATGCCCTGGAACGGGTCGAAACGCAGGTTCGGCAGCAAAACCCGGCGCTGGCCGATGATGAGCTGCAAAACCGGATTGCATCGGAGCGGCTGGAAGCCTCATACGCCGGTCATTTCGGCCATTTTATCGAACCGGTTATTCGCCCGCTGGGCTACGACTGGAAAATAGGCATTGCGCTGCTCAGTTCGTTTGCTGCCCGGGAAGTGTTCGTTGGAACGATGGCAACCATCTACAGCATCGGCGACGGAGGAGACGATGCTGACACGACCGTTCGTGAGCGGCTTCGGCAGGAACGTAATCCCGCAACGGGTGGGCCGATGTACACGCCCGCGCTGGCCTGGTCGCTGCTGGTGTTTTACGTATTCGCCATGATGTGCATGAGCACACTGGCCGCAACCCGTCGCGAAACGAAAAGCTGGGTATGGCCGATGGTGCAGCTGGCGTATATGATGGTACTGGCTTACGTATCGGCCTTTGCTACGTACCAATTGCTCACGTAA
- a CDS encoding NAD(P)H-hydrate dehydratase: MKILNVDQIRALDQATIQNEPIAPLNLMERAALAFVDWFVDHFPDTTLTKIFCGLGNNGGDGLAIARLLLERQYPVEVHVVRYAPRESDDFMHNHRRLKLVTEKVNYIEFSRDIPALRHNEVVIDAILGSGLSRPTEGIVKSTIEAINRAPATVVAVDIASGLYADQPNAEDDVIIEPDYTITFQLPKLAFVLPKNGRYVGEWHTVDIRLHKRYIDLAPTPYYFTHPREARLLLHKRDRYSHKGTFGHALLLVGSYGKMGAAVLSARACLRSGVGLLTVQIPRCGYPVLQTAVPEAMCRPDGHQYVLTGPSEVEGPPPGDYTTVGIGPGIGKAPETLAMFRELLPTLKKPIVVDADALNLLSENRELLEQVPPNSILTPHPKEFERLTQTWKDDYEKLGILRDFAKTHQVVVVLKGAYSAVATPAGEIHFNGTGNPGLSTGGTGDVLTGVLTALLAQGYDPVEAAVLGVYAHGLAGDRVAEQRGPIGMVASDVVDALRWE, translated from the coding sequence ATGAAAATATTGAACGTTGACCAAATCCGTGCCCTCGACCAAGCCACCATCCAGAACGAACCCATTGCCCCGCTCAATCTTATGGAACGCGCTGCGCTGGCGTTCGTCGACTGGTTCGTTGATCACTTTCCCGATACAACCCTGACGAAAATCTTTTGTGGCCTGGGTAATAACGGGGGCGACGGTCTGGCGATTGCCCGGCTGCTGCTCGAACGACAGTATCCGGTGGAGGTTCATGTTGTTCGTTACGCCCCGCGCGAGTCGGACGACTTCATGCACAACCACCGTCGGCTGAAGCTGGTCACCGAAAAGGTTAACTACATCGAATTTTCACGCGATATTCCGGCTCTGCGGCACAATGAAGTCGTCATTGACGCCATCCTGGGCTCTGGCCTGTCGCGCCCAACCGAAGGGATTGTCAAGAGTACCATCGAAGCCATCAACCGCGCTCCGGCAACGGTTGTCGCGGTGGATATTGCCAGCGGTCTTTACGCCGATCAGCCCAACGCCGAGGATGACGTTATTATCGAGCCGGACTATACCATTACGTTTCAGTTACCCAAGCTGGCGTTCGTGCTGCCTAAAAACGGCCGTTACGTGGGTGAGTGGCATACCGTCGATATTCGTCTCCATAAACGGTATATTGACCTTGCGCCCACGCCTTACTATTTTACCCATCCCCGGGAGGCCCGGCTGCTCCTGCACAAACGCGACCGCTATTCCCACAAGGGCACTTTTGGGCACGCTCTGCTGCTGGTGGGCAGCTACGGTAAAATGGGCGCGGCAGTACTGTCGGCGCGGGCCTGCCTGCGGTCGGGCGTGGGGTTGTTGACGGTCCAGATTCCGCGCTGTGGCTACCCGGTTCTGCAAACTGCTGTTCCTGAAGCGATGTGCCGCCCGGACGGCCATCAGTACGTGCTGACCGGCCCCAGCGAGGTCGAAGGTCCGCCCCCTGGTGATTACACGACCGTGGGCATTGGCCCCGGTATTGGTAAAGCGCCCGAAACGCTGGCGATGTTCCGCGAACTGCTGCCAACGCTTAAGAAGCCTATTGTTGTCGATGCCGACGCCCTGAATCTGCTGTCTGAAAATCGGGAGTTGCTGGAGCAGGTCCCGCCCAACAGCATTCTGACGCCCCACCCAAAAGAATTTGAGCGGCTTACCCAGACATGGAAAGATGATTACGAGAAACTGGGGATTCTGCGCGACTTCGCTAAAACGCATCAGGTTGTTGTGGTGCTGAAGGGCGCTTACTCAGCCGTTGCTACGCCAGCCGGGGAAATTCATTTCAACGGCACAGGCAATCCGGGTCTGAGTACGGGCGGTACGGGTGATGTACTGACGGGGGTGCTGACGGCTCTGTTAGCGCAGGGCTATGATCCGGTTGAGGCCGCTGTGCTTGGCGTTTATGCCCATGGTCTGGCTGGCGACCGGGTCGCGGAACAGCGTGGCCCGATCGGCATGGTTGCTTCCGATGTAGTCGACGCACTTCGTTGGGAGTAA
- the rplS gene encoding 50S ribosomal protein L19 codes for MSELIKLVEADNAQRRAELPTFRAGDTVNVHVKIREGNKERIQVFTGTVIQRRNPSSGGETFTVRKVSNGVGVERIFPVLSPNIDKIEVVRLGKVRRARLFYLRGRQGKAARLKERKPKAVAAA; via the coding sequence ATGAGCGAGTTAATCAAATTAGTGGAGGCAGACAACGCGCAGCGTCGCGCCGAGTTGCCCACGTTCCGGGCAGGCGATACGGTGAACGTACACGTCAAAATCCGCGAAGGAAATAAGGAGCGTATTCAGGTATTTACGGGCACGGTGATTCAGCGCCGGAACCCAAGCAGCGGTGGCGAAACCTTCACCGTTCGCAAAGTATCAAACGGCGTAGGTGTAGAGCGGATTTTCCCGGTTCTGTCGCCGAACATCGACAAAATTGAAGTGGTTCGTCTGGGTAAAGTTCGCCGGGCTCGGTTGTTCTACCTACGCGGCCGTCAGGGTAAAGCGGCTCGTCTGAAAGAGCGTAAGCCAAAAGCAGTTGCAGCGGCTTAA
- the dapF gene encoding diaminopimelate epimerase, translated as MNFFKYQGTGNDFVLIDDRNGTFPITDQALVERLCHRRFGIGADGLILLQSDPEYDFRMVYFNADGAEGSMCGNGGRCIVRFAHDLGLFESETRFRAIDGEHVAVVCEDEIFLKMSDVSGIEERAGMTFLNTGSPHVVRFVDELESLDVVAEGRAMRYDPVFHPGGTNVNFAQVIDDHTLFVRTYERGVEDETYSCGTGVTAVALVAHRQLNMPDPVFIQTLGGNLRVSFNPQPDAHFNSIYLIGPARQVFAGTITV; from the coding sequence ATGAACTTCTTTAAATACCAGGGTACCGGCAATGACTTTGTGCTGATTGACGATCGCAACGGAACCTTCCCGATTACAGATCAGGCATTAGTCGAGCGCTTGTGTCACCGGCGGTTCGGCATTGGAGCCGACGGCCTGATTCTGCTGCAGAGCGATCCGGAGTATGACTTCAGAATGGTGTATTTCAATGCCGATGGGGCGGAGGGCAGTATGTGCGGCAACGGTGGTCGGTGTATCGTCCGGTTTGCGCACGACCTGGGCCTGTTTGAAAGCGAAACCCGCTTTAGGGCCATTGACGGCGAGCACGTGGCGGTAGTGTGCGAGGACGAGATTTTTCTAAAAATGAGTGATGTGTCGGGTATTGAAGAGCGCGCCGGAATGACCTTTCTCAATACCGGCTCGCCCCACGTCGTTCGCTTCGTAGATGAACTGGAGTCGCTCGATGTTGTTGCTGAAGGGCGCGCTATGCGTTATGATCCGGTCTTTCACCCCGGCGGCACCAATGTTAATTTTGCACAGGTTATTGACGACCACACGCTCTTTGTCAGAACCTATGAGCGGGGCGTGGAAGACGAAACCTATTCCTGCGGCACAGGCGTAACGGCGGTAGCGCTGGTAGCCCACCGGCAGCTGAACATGCCCGATCCGGTTTTCATACAAACGTTAGGAGGGAATCTGCGCGTATCGTTCAATCCGCAGCCGGATGCGCACTTCAACAGCATCTACCTGATTGGCCCGGCCAGACAGGTTTTTGCGGGAACGATAACTGTTTAG
- a CDS encoding bestrophin family protein, giving the protein MIIYKAKHWLPAIWHFHTGPTAKGLVQRLIAVAVYVIILTVVELNYVDLRLKDTPSSFLQAMGILLSLLLIFRTNTAYDRFYEGRQAWGVLVNNCRNLAIFFNAVLPPEDSGNREFFAKTISNFPFALKNHLRDMSTLDELDITEEGEKRDLSNFDHLPAGVSNQLWVKTEHLYRLGHFSESQHINLNQYLTSLMDVCGICERIKSTPIPFSYSLFIKLFITLYVGVLPFTVIDVYGYLTIPAVLLTSYILIGLEMIGEEIEDPFGLERNDLPLNQLSQLIRVNVHDILQMYLPHVEKQAAKPGFTIMT; this is encoded by the coding sequence ATGATCATTTACAAAGCAAAGCACTGGTTACCGGCCATCTGGCATTTTCATACGGGTCCTACGGCAAAAGGATTGGTTCAGCGACTAATAGCTGTTGCTGTTTACGTAATCATTCTGACGGTTGTTGAACTGAATTACGTTGACCTGCGGCTAAAAGACACCCCAAGTTCATTTTTGCAGGCAATGGGAATTCTGCTTAGCCTGCTGCTCATTTTTCGCACCAATACCGCCTATGACCGGTTTTATGAAGGACGTCAGGCCTGGGGTGTGCTGGTCAATAACTGCCGGAATCTGGCTATCTTTTTCAACGCAGTGCTTCCGCCTGAGGACTCTGGAAACCGGGAGTTCTTTGCCAAAACAATCTCGAATTTTCCCTTTGCGCTCAAGAATCACCTGCGGGATATGTCTACGCTGGATGAGCTGGACATTACCGAAGAAGGCGAAAAGCGGGATCTGAGTAACTTTGATCACCTGCCCGCTGGTGTCTCCAACCAACTTTGGGTGAAAACCGAACACCTGTATCGGCTGGGCCACTTCTCCGAGTCCCAGCATATCAACCTGAATCAGTACCTAACCTCTCTCATGGATGTCTGCGGTATTTGCGAGCGGATCAAGAGTACGCCCATTCCGTTTTCCTACAGTCTGTTTATCAAGCTGTTCATAACGCTTTATGTTGGCGTATTGCCATTTACGGTAATTGATGTGTATGGCTACCTGACAATTCCGGCCGTGCTGCTGACATCGTATATACTCATCGGACTAGAAATGATCGGGGAGGAGATTGAAGACCCATTCGGGCTGGAACGGAATGATCTGCCGCTTAACCAGTTAAGTCAGTTGATCCGGGTGAACGTGCATGACATTCTGCAGATGTACCTGCCGCATGTAGAGAAGCAGGCCGCCAAGCCCGGCTTTACGATCATGACGTAA
- a CDS encoding rhodanese-like domain-containing protein: protein MTASAYTDITMTEFETLRQQPGTAVVDVRDEWEFEEFNLGGLNVPLPDIRTRKAELAPYDNLIVICTNGVRSRIAAKDLLRQREFQNKRIYHLHSGIIEAED, encoded by the coding sequence ATGACTGCCTCTGCTTATACCGACATTACCATGACCGAGTTCGAAACGCTGCGTCAGCAGCCGGGCACCGCCGTGGTAGACGTGCGCGACGAGTGGGAATTTGAGGAGTTTAATCTGGGGGGTCTGAACGTTCCCCTGCCGGACATTCGCACCCGCAAAGCTGAACTGGCTCCGTACGACAATCTGATTGTTATCTGCACCAATGGTGTCCGCAGCCGGATAGCCGCCAAAGACCTGCTGCGTCAGCGGGAATTTCAGAATAAGAGAATCTACCACCTGCACAGCGGCATCATTGAAGCCGAAGATTGA
- the htpG gene encoding molecular chaperone HtpG, translated as MEAVQNEKGDATRGQISIHTENIFPIIKKFLYSDHEIFLRELVSNAVDATQKLRQLASFGEFGGELGELKVTVALNEEAKTITISDNGIGMTAEEIKKYINQIAFSGASDFLEKYKDKTDDKGQIIGHFGLGFYSAFMVAEKVEIVTRSYRDEAEAARWVCDGSTEFELTPADRTERGTDVILHIAPDSEEFLDKSRLRGILDKYARFLPVPIEFDGQTINNTTPIWTKAPSDLTDEDYKTFYRELYPMSEEPLFWIHLNVDYPFNLTGILYFPRIKNELRFQREKIQLYSRQVFITDEVKDVVPDFLMMLHGVIDSPDIPLNVSRSFLQADANVKKINGYITRKVADKLNDLFNADRKAFEEKFDDIGLFIKYGILSDDKFYEKAKNFVLLKNTEGAYSTLDEYREKVQANQTDKNETLVLLYTTDRKQQDAYIASAVRRGYDVLLMDNVIDPHFINALEYKLEKVHFVRVDADTLDKLIDKGLNNESVLSEADRTKLKEVFEQVLDNKTLTVSVEAQPTDELPVTITLPEFLRRMKDMSALSGEQSFYGNMPVGYNVVVNANHPLIGRILTETDADAQKSLVMQVYDLALLAQNMLTGADLTAFVRRTVERLS; from the coding sequence ATGGAAGCCGTACAGAACGAAAAAGGCGATGCTACGCGGGGACAGATTTCGATCCATACCGAGAATATCTTCCCAATTATCAAGAAGTTTCTTTATTCTGATCACGAAATTTTCCTGCGCGAACTGGTCTCCAACGCCGTCGACGCCACGCAGAAATTACGTCAGTTGGCCTCTTTTGGTGAATTCGGGGGTGAGCTGGGTGAACTGAAAGTAACAGTTGCGCTCAATGAAGAAGCAAAAACCATTACGATCAGCGATAATGGTATTGGTATGACCGCCGAGGAGATCAAGAAGTATATCAACCAGATTGCTTTCTCCGGCGCATCGGATTTCCTGGAAAAATACAAAGATAAAACCGACGATAAAGGCCAGATCATTGGTCATTTCGGACTGGGTTTCTATTCGGCGTTTATGGTGGCCGAGAAGGTAGAAATCGTTACCAGATCGTATCGCGATGAAGCCGAGGCTGCCCGCTGGGTGTGCGATGGCTCGACGGAGTTTGAACTGACGCCGGCCGACCGTACCGAACGGGGCACCGACGTCATTCTGCACATCGCGCCCGATTCAGAAGAGTTTCTGGATAAATCACGTCTGCGGGGTATTCTGGACAAATATGCCCGCTTCCTGCCGGTGCCGATTGAGTTCGACGGACAGACAATCAACAACACAACCCCGATCTGGACCAAAGCGCCGTCTGATCTGACGGACGAAGACTACAAGACGTTCTATCGGGAACTGTATCCGATGAGCGAGGAACCGCTGTTCTGGATTCACCTCAACGTTGATTATCCATTCAACCTGACCGGGATTCTATATTTCCCGCGCATCAAGAACGAGCTGCGATTCCAGCGCGAAAAGATTCAGCTGTATAGCCGTCAGGTGTTCATAACTGACGAAGTGAAGGACGTTGTACCCGACTTCCTGATGATGCTGCACGGCGTGATCGACTCGCCTGATATTCCGCTGAACGTATCGCGTAGCTTCCTGCAGGCTGACGCGAACGTTAAGAAAATTAATGGCTACATCACCCGCAAAGTCGCCGATAAGCTGAACGATCTGTTCAATGCCGACCGGAAAGCGTTTGAGGAGAAATTCGACGATATTGGTCTGTTTATCAAATATGGTATCCTGAGCGACGACAAGTTCTACGAAAAGGCTAAAAACTTTGTGCTGCTCAAAAACACAGAGGGGGCTTATTCGACGCTGGACGAGTACCGGGAGAAAGTGCAGGCCAACCAGACCGACAAGAACGAAACGCTGGTGCTGCTCTATACCACCGACCGCAAGCAGCAGGATGCTTACATTGCGTCGGCCGTCCGTCGCGGTTACGATGTCCTGCTGATGGACAACGTCATTGACCCGCACTTCATCAACGCCCTCGAATATAAACTGGAGAAAGTGCATTTCGTGCGGGTAGACGCCGATACGCTCGATAAACTGATCGACAAAGGTCTCAACAACGAGAGCGTGTTGTCGGAGGCCGATCGCACGAAGCTGAAAGAGGTATTTGAGCAGGTTCTGGATAACAAAACGCTGACCGTTAGTGTGGAAGCCCAGCCGACCGACGAACTGCCCGTAACGATCACCCTGCCGGAGTTCCTTCGCCGGATGAAAGACATGTCTGCTCTGTCGGGTGAACAGTCATTCTACGGCAATATGCCGGTTGGGTATAACGTAGTGGTCAATGCTAACCACCCGCTGATTGGCAGGATTCTGACCGAAACCGACGCCGATGCGCAGAAATCGCTCGTGATGCAGGTCTATGATCTGGCGCTGCTGGCCCAGAACATGCTGACCGGTGCCGATCTGACTGCCTTCGTTCGCCGGACGGTGGAAAGATTGTCATAG